Proteins encoded by one window of Chondromyces crocatus:
- a CDS encoding MerR family transcriptional regulator — MAKERLTIGELARRTGVPVKTLRFYSDEGLLPPSGRSRGNYRLYSERALARIDLIRTLREAGLGLPTIQAVLHRDLPLPEAMRLRLTAIEAHIASLRQTASALRAALRSELAEHDLRRLWTVTRLSRNERQTAIERFYQQVADGMPIDPEWLQQTIEFSTPQLPDEPTPEQIDAWIELAALINDPSFVESMRGQATTLWKKGFDGAAYQRASGEGIRLGREAIERGVPPTAPEVAERIHSIFRAMAAAHGAPADAVFLASLRMQSDRQDPRAARYWELVSTMNGQPPMTESLREWGWLVRALRHHAGAA, encoded by the coding sequence ATGGCGAAAGAGCGCCTGACCATCGGTGAGCTGGCACGACGAACGGGGGTCCCGGTCAAGACCCTCCGCTTCTACTCGGACGAAGGCCTCCTGCCTCCTTCCGGGCGATCGCGAGGCAACTACCGACTCTACTCCGAGCGGGCTCTCGCACGCATCGATCTCATCCGCACCTTGCGCGAGGCAGGGCTCGGCTTGCCGACGATCCAGGCGGTGCTCCACCGTGACTTGCCGCTCCCGGAGGCCATGCGACTGCGGCTCACCGCGATCGAGGCGCACATCGCTTCCCTGCGACAGACGGCATCTGCTCTTCGCGCCGCGCTCCGCTCGGAGCTCGCCGAGCACGACCTGAGGAGGCTGTGGACCGTGACCAGACTATCCCGAAACGAGCGCCAGACTGCGATTGAACGTTTTTATCAGCAGGTGGCCGATGGAATGCCCATCGACCCCGAGTGGCTCCAGCAGACGATCGAATTCAGTACGCCCCAGCTTCCGGACGAGCCCACGCCGGAACAGATCGATGCGTGGATCGAGCTTGCAGCCCTGATCAACGATCCCTCCTTCGTCGAGAGCATGCGAGGGCAGGCGACGACCCTGTGGAAGAAAGGCTTCGATGGCGCCGCGTACCAGCGCGCGAGCGGGGAGGGGATACGTCTGGGGCGCGAGGCCATCGAGCGCGGCGTGCCCCCCACCGCGCCCGAGGTCGCCGAGCGCATCCATTCCATCTTCCGAGCCATGGCAGCAGCGCACGGCGCGCCGGCCGACGCGGTGTTCCTCGCGAGCCTGCGCATGCAGTCCGACCGGCAAGACCCACGCGCAGCGCGGTACTGGGAGCTGGTCTCGACGATGAACGGACAACCCCCCATGACTGAATCCTTGCGGGAATGGGGCTGGCTGGTGCGTGCGCTGAGACATCATGCCGGCGCGGCGTGA
- a CDS encoding DUF1566 domain-containing protein, translating to MNAAAKRLLTTALLTVVGSSGCNAILGLDEGQTLCDATWAHWTPDFEPNYETTSNSALETTTRLRWTRRPSGVMTFEKAKAVCEEATIDGEDDYRLPTRIELLSLIDYNRERPIDRGIFLIGEGDRIPIWTASAPKNKPLAVGGATPLNDYRLTVDVASGQVVAVDPALAASVYQSLCVRVEGVKIAEKTNGCADRYVSEEGGAVLLDRETGLRWEEGGEDDEAPTWQDAETRCNGLSLAGGGWFLPTVIELSTLVDEASAEGRPAIDTRFKGRGFNYWSSTQDASRPGQKWAVSFYNGVVSSVSETGSDAPPEEIPRVRCVRR from the coding sequence GTGAACGCGGCAGCAAAGCGCCTGCTCACGACCGCGCTGCTCACGGTGGTGGGGAGCTCGGGGTGCAACGCCATCCTCGGTCTCGACGAGGGACAGACCCTCTGTGACGCCACGTGGGCGCACTGGACCCCGGATTTCGAGCCGAACTACGAGACGACGAGCAACTCGGCACTCGAAACCACGACGCGCCTCCGCTGGACACGCAGACCGAGCGGCGTGATGACGTTCGAGAAGGCGAAGGCCGTGTGTGAAGAGGCGACCATCGATGGGGAGGATGATTATCGCCTGCCCACGCGCATCGAGCTGCTCTCCCTGATCGACTACAACCGCGAGCGGCCCATCGACCGCGGCATCTTCTTGATCGGAGAAGGCGACCGCATCCCGATATGGACCGCGTCAGCGCCCAAGAACAAACCGCTCGCGGTGGGAGGGGCGACGCCCCTCAACGATTATCGGCTCACGGTCGACGTGGCCTCGGGCCAGGTGGTGGCCGTCGATCCAGCGCTCGCCGCGAGCGTGTACCAGAGCCTCTGCGTCCGCGTCGAGGGCGTCAAGATCGCCGAGAAGACGAACGGGTGTGCGGATCGCTACGTCTCTGAGGAAGGCGGCGCCGTGCTGCTCGATCGGGAGACCGGGCTCCGCTGGGAGGAAGGCGGAGAGGATGACGAGGCGCCCACGTGGCAGGATGCCGAAACGCGCTGCAACGGTCTGAGCCTCGCTGGCGGTGGGTGGTTTCTGCCGACCGTCATCGAGCTGAGCACCCTCGTGGATGAGGCGTCTGCCGAGGGCCGCCCGGCCATCGACACGCGCTTCAAGGGCAGAGGCTTCAACTACTGGTCCTCCACGCAGGATGCTTCGCGGCCGGGGCAGAAGTGGGCAGTATCCTTTTACAATGGCGTGGTGTCATCGGTCTCGGAAACCGGTTCCGATGCCCCTCCCGAGGAGATCCCACGGGTCCGTTGCGTCCGCCGCTGA
- a CDS encoding serine/threonine-protein kinase — protein sequence MMLHAGTLFHDRYRVVRSIQVGGMGAVYEVLDEKTESRRALKVLLPTTLQSADLRARFEREAKITGAIESNHVVHTLDTGLDEATGAPFLVMELLRGEELAAIVARQGLLSADEAMLYLRQAALGLDKVHAAGIVHRDLKLGNLFVVTQDDGTPCLKIIDFGVAKAIAPVAGEANKTRPLGTPLFMAPEQIRGDGRIGFAADIFALGHVTYVLLTGEPYWTEEADEAGSIHGFILAMIQGATEAATVRARRRRGVTLPPAFDVWFARATAMKPEERFSRATEAVAALAEALGVQGGAPGRIPSGAAWPPVQPAPGALNAPSSGVPRLAHSASVSGAAGISTSALIHEAPELHGQLDPRRRRRLVLGGLGAVALLVSLGALLLSSSGPSTPGAAPSSSAASALVAHDPSESAPAATSQEVDTPPLVSASASASASTVPAGKATPTPTPAKPAVQHRPSPSQRHPGID from the coding sequence ATGATGCTCCACGCCGGCACGCTTTTTCATGATCGGTACCGCGTCGTCCGATCCATCCAGGTCGGTGGCATGGGCGCGGTGTACGAGGTGCTGGACGAGAAGACCGAGAGCCGACGCGCGCTCAAGGTCCTCCTGCCCACCACGCTCCAGAGCGCCGATCTGCGGGCGAGGTTCGAGCGCGAGGCGAAGATCACGGGTGCCATCGAGAGCAACCACGTGGTCCATACCCTCGACACGGGCCTGGACGAGGCGACCGGGGCGCCGTTTCTGGTCATGGAACTGCTCCGCGGCGAGGAGCTTGCGGCCATCGTCGCGCGGCAGGGGCTGCTCTCGGCCGACGAGGCGATGCTCTACCTGCGGCAGGCCGCGCTCGGCCTCGACAAGGTGCACGCGGCGGGCATCGTCCACCGCGACCTCAAGCTCGGGAACCTGTTCGTGGTCACCCAGGACGATGGGACCCCTTGCCTCAAGATCATCGACTTCGGGGTGGCCAAGGCCATCGCACCCGTCGCCGGGGAGGCCAACAAGACCCGGCCCCTCGGGACACCGCTCTTCATGGCACCAGAGCAGATCCGTGGCGATGGCCGGATCGGCTTCGCTGCCGACATCTTTGCCCTCGGTCATGTCACCTATGTCCTCCTGACGGGTGAGCCGTACTGGACCGAGGAGGCCGACGAGGCAGGGTCGATCCACGGCTTCATCCTGGCGATGATCCAGGGGGCGACCGAAGCGGCCACGGTGCGGGCGAGGCGCCGGCGGGGAGTGACGCTCCCTCCTGCATTCGACGTCTGGTTCGCGCGCGCCACGGCGATGAAGCCCGAGGAGAGGTTCTCCCGCGCGACGGAGGCGGTGGCTGCGCTCGCGGAAGCGCTCGGAGTCCAGGGAGGCGCGCCTGGACGTATCCCGAGTGGGGCTGCTTGGCCCCCCGTTCAGCCCGCGCCAGGTGCGCTGAATGCTCCGAGCTCGGGCGTCCCACGGCTGGCGCACAGCGCGTCGGTGTCCGGCGCTGCAGGCATCAGCACGTCGGCGTTGATTCACGAGGCGCCGGAGCTGCACGGTCAGCTCGATCCGCGGAGGAGGCGTCGGCTCGTGCTCGGTGGGCTCGGCGCGGTCGCACTGCTGGTGTCGCTGGGCGCCCTATTGCTTTCCAGCAGCGGTCCGTCGACGCCGGGGGCGGCCCCTTCGTCGTCTGCGGCGAGCGCGCTGGTAGCCCATGACCCGTCGGAGAGCGCCCCCGCGGCCACGAGCCAGGAGGTCGACACGCCACCCCTCGTGAGCGCTTCCGCGTCGGCCTCTGCCTCCACCGTGCCGGCTGGCAAGGCCACGCCGACCCCCACGCCAGCGAAGCCGGCCGTGCAGCACCGGCCATCACCCAGCCAACGCCACCCTGGTATCGACTGA
- a CDS encoding vWA domain-containing protein, which produces MRNLKRTLFGCLGFVALGGGLMAACSASGGGAAGEGAGTPQGSGTGPGTGGAGGGTGGSAGGLGVGGSILPTGGTGGAGVGGSCAGVSSQAQTLVQPADIIIAVDTSGSMDEEAAEVQANLNNFAALITAANIDVHVVLIADASVCIPAPLGAGACPGGPDENLPSYRHVTQAVGSSNALQLILNTYPQWKDSLRPDATKTLAVVSDDNSNLSAANFTNQLLALDPPTFQGFKFDAIVSSQNPQTCVFNCFGGGSPGVCCPSCIPLSAAEGTVYKQLVQQTGGVLGDLCQQDFDPVFMNMATAVVTSSGISCDFVIPENPDGAFDPTKVNVEYTSSNGNTQVIGSVPGASSCSSQSGGWYYDDPQNPSRVTLCPSTCGAVQGDPNGRVDVLFGCDTIQVVPQ; this is translated from the coding sequence ATGCGAAACCTGAAGCGCACGCTGTTCGGTTGCCTTGGCTTTGTTGCGCTGGGTGGCGGTCTGATGGCCGCTTGCTCGGCATCAGGGGGAGGAGCCGCTGGCGAAGGAGCGGGGACACCTCAAGGCAGTGGCACAGGACCAGGCACGGGAGGGGCGGGTGGAGGCACGGGCGGCAGCGCCGGCGGTCTCGGCGTCGGCGGGAGCATCCTGCCCACGGGCGGCACGGGGGGTGCGGGCGTGGGCGGCTCCTGCGCTGGCGTCTCTTCGCAGGCCCAGACCCTGGTCCAGCCTGCGGACATCATCATCGCCGTCGACACCTCGGGCAGCATGGATGAAGAGGCGGCCGAGGTTCAGGCGAACCTCAACAACTTCGCCGCCCTGATCACGGCCGCCAACATCGACGTCCACGTCGTGCTCATCGCCGACGCGAGCGTCTGCATCCCCGCGCCTCTCGGCGCCGGCGCGTGCCCCGGGGGCCCGGACGAGAACCTCCCCTCGTACCGCCACGTGACCCAGGCCGTGGGCAGCAGCAACGCGCTCCAGCTCATCCTGAACACCTACCCGCAGTGGAAAGACTCCCTCCGACCCGACGCCACGAAGACCCTCGCCGTCGTCAGCGACGACAACTCCAACCTCTCTGCCGCGAACTTCACCAACCAGCTCCTCGCCCTCGACCCCCCGACGTTCCAGGGCTTCAAGTTCGACGCCATCGTCTCTTCGCAGAACCCGCAGACCTGCGTCTTCAACTGCTTCGGCGGCGGGAGCCCTGGGGTCTGCTGCCCCTCGTGCATTCCGCTCTCTGCCGCCGAGGGGACGGTCTACAAACAGCTCGTCCAGCAGACGGGAGGCGTCCTCGGCGACCTGTGCCAGCAGGATTTCGATCCAGTCTTCATGAACATGGCCACCGCGGTCGTCACCAGCTCAGGGATCTCCTGTGATTTCGTGATCCCGGAGAACCCGGACGGCGCCTTCGACCCGACCAAGGTCAACGTCGAATACACGTCGAGCAACGGCAACACCCAGGTGATTGGAAGCGTCCCTGGCGCAAGCAGCTGCAGTTCGCAGAGTGGCGGCTGGTACTACGACGATCCCCAGAACCCCAGCCGGGTCACCTTGTGCCCCAGCACGTGCGGTGCAGTCCAGGGAGACCCGAACGGTCGAGTGGACGTGCTCTTCGGTTGCGACACCATCCAGGTCGTTCCTCAGTGA
- a CDS encoding membrane dipeptidase — translation MIRSLTIASVLLAFAMSPACGVEPDPALEEHDEIVGEDQAESTTPVTGFAELHHHMMAEEAFGGGWFHGSHAGGLHDCDGGMPPSDHARVKQDLSGLLDMCPDNASVDLSGVPLLHQLFWVGGAAASEVIGQVEGTQGDTGLHLGRSRFGSEWPRWDTIAHQQAWEGWMRSAHDRGMNLVVVSAVGNDFLCSLLPDQNRSRPCDEMRDVEIQIQMVHDFVAQRSSWVEVALSPAHARQIIQAGKLAIVLSIEVSNLFGNKDALSELNRFHTMGVRTLQPVHQLDNRFGGAALHNPIFQIAQFTKNCHVDHDCGVTTDSVTLGFDVDSNCRNVRGLTTEGRTLIQAMMTKGMLIDLAHLSERGIQDAYALAQQNAYYPLYLSHGHFREIMAPKQAAHEKTTPAWVIQMLRRTGGMFGLRTAHEETRDYTRTPVANTCQGSSRSFAQAYEFGRMGLKVPMAFGADMNGFIQQVRPRFGPHGACSAGFQAEADAQAHAQKVSGPGRLGTDFDEKGLAHVGLLPDLIQDLDRLGANTGPLRSSAESFIRMWERASGPRSGMADPANDVDPSGVAAYVPVAQREASYPTQCGKAYAPASKDLGESCRFDAECTTGDCSSAPCTIQSGTCLCTADAQCGAGKYCGWGTNAGACQVKKGAGAACVYARECISNQCNLTWTGPRCK, via the coding sequence ATGATCCGTTCCCTCACCATTGCCTCCGTCCTCCTCGCGTTCGCGATGTCTCCTGCATGTGGCGTCGAGCCCGACCCAGCGCTGGAGGAGCATGACGAGATCGTGGGTGAGGATCAGGCCGAGTCGACGACGCCGGTCACCGGGTTCGCCGAACTCCACCACCACATGATGGCCGAAGAGGCCTTCGGTGGAGGGTGGTTCCACGGAAGCCACGCGGGTGGGCTGCACGACTGCGATGGAGGAATGCCGCCGAGTGACCATGCCCGCGTGAAGCAGGATCTCTCGGGCCTCCTCGACATGTGCCCGGACAACGCCAGCGTCGATCTGAGCGGGGTCCCTCTCCTGCACCAGCTCTTCTGGGTGGGCGGCGCAGCCGCCTCGGAGGTCATCGGGCAAGTCGAAGGGACACAAGGGGACACGGGTCTCCACCTCGGCCGCTCCAGGTTCGGCTCCGAGTGGCCCCGGTGGGACACCATCGCGCACCAGCAGGCGTGGGAGGGCTGGATGCGCAGCGCCCACGATCGCGGCATGAACCTCGTGGTCGTCTCGGCGGTCGGCAACGACTTCCTCTGCAGCCTGCTGCCCGACCAGAACCGCAGCCGCCCCTGCGACGAGATGCGGGATGTCGAGATCCAGATCCAGATGGTGCACGACTTCGTCGCCCAGCGCTCGTCCTGGGTCGAAGTCGCGCTCTCTCCTGCCCACGCACGTCAGATCATCCAGGCCGGCAAGCTCGCGATCGTGCTCTCGATCGAGGTCAGCAACCTGTTCGGCAACAAGGATGCGCTGTCGGAGCTGAACCGCTTCCACACCATGGGCGTGCGCACGCTGCAGCCCGTGCATCAGCTCGACAACCGCTTCGGCGGCGCCGCGCTCCACAACCCCATCTTCCAGATCGCGCAGTTCACCAAGAACTGCCACGTCGATCACGACTGTGGCGTCACGACGGACAGCGTGACGCTCGGCTTCGACGTCGACAGCAACTGCCGCAACGTCCGTGGCCTGACGACCGAAGGCCGGACGCTGATCCAGGCGATGATGACCAAGGGCATGCTCATCGATCTGGCCCACCTCTCCGAGCGCGGGATCCAGGACGCTTACGCCCTGGCGCAGCAGAACGCTTACTACCCGCTCTACCTGTCCCACGGGCACTTCCGCGAGATCATGGCGCCGAAGCAGGCCGCGCACGAGAAGACGACGCCCGCGTGGGTCATCCAGATGCTGCGCCGCACCGGCGGGATGTTCGGCTTGCGCACCGCACACGAGGAGACGCGGGACTACACCCGGACCCCCGTCGCCAACACCTGCCAGGGCTCCAGCCGCTCCTTCGCGCAGGCTTACGAGTTCGGTCGCATGGGCCTGAAGGTCCCCATGGCGTTCGGCGCCGACATGAACGGCTTCATCCAGCAGGTCAGGCCCCGCTTCGGGCCGCATGGCGCTTGCTCGGCGGGCTTCCAGGCCGAGGCGGATGCCCAGGCGCACGCCCAGAAGGTGTCCGGTCCGGGCCGCCTGGGTACCGACTTCGACGAGAAGGGACTCGCGCACGTGGGCCTCTTGCCGGACCTCATCCAGGATCTCGACCGCCTCGGCGCCAACACGGGCCCGCTGCGCAGCTCCGCGGAGTCGTTCATCCGCATGTGGGAGCGCGCCTCGGGACCCCGCTCCGGCATGGCTGACCCAGCCAACGACGTCGATCCCAGCGGCGTCGCCGCCTACGTCCCCGTCGCGCAGCGGGAGGCCTCCTACCCGACCCAGTGCGGCAAGGCCTATGCGCCCGCCTCGAAGGACCTCGGGGAATCCTGCCGCTTCGACGCGGAGTGCACGACCGGGGACTGCTCCTCGGCCCCCTGCACGATCCAGAGCGGCACCTGCCTCTGCACGGCCGATGCGCAGTGCGGGGCAGGGAAGTACTGCGGCTGGGGAACGAACGCCGGGGCCTGCCAGGTGAAGAAGGGGGCTGGCGCGGCCTGCGTCTATGCCCGTGAGTGCATCTCCAACCAGTGCAACCTCACCTGGACGGGCCCGCGCTGCAAATGA
- a CDS encoding PAS domain-containing protein encodes MLDDPSLPEASRLGEPALHGRVSRFLDQLADALDVCPLELEGSERLGRRVAHDLPVHERASPGFRSGDGIVAALRELSHLRTVLVTLCASEGLNAADAASALMHSAFDETGAVLASQVDHLAIAAEAERVRLVEQAQAARAEAEIQQHRLRALILQAPVAIAVWRGPEHVFELANPHYARFFPGKELIGRTLRAVFPELATQGVFSLFDHAYETGESAVIKDFQAFIYRRDETLLEEGYYTFNLEPLREPSGAVSGLMAVIVEVSDQVRARKAAEAARERFALLAQVAAVMGSSLDYESRLQDLARLLVPAVADASAVSIVDAHGEIHRLTDAAATDALGVPVRKARTMPVPAGLLPLLREVLASNRARHFADYTKEVLAALPSDDPYVAAAREVGVHATIMAPLRVMNRPLGYLTAAMSTSGRGYTAEDVVLVEAIAERAALAIENARLFREMETQRSRLEQVFTQAPVAITILRGPDHVYELANPMVTSAFPFPALIGKPLRDVIRAPGGQELITGLDHVYATGEPLRRVEVPLPIGCQEGQGIAHYDLVCHPLRDAEGNIEGIIAVALDVTERVAARRQAEALAEDTRRLQERFRATFEQAAVGVSLVEPGGRWLHVNQKLVDILGYTPEELRGLTYQDLTHPDDMEASLANVARLLSGEVRSFSMEKRYVRKDGRTIWTNIASSLVRGISGEPDHFIKIVEDISARKEAEAERALFQALVETSDDLIGFATPEGQTLYLNSAGRRLMGLDSQEEARTKRFSEYLAPSRDGSSPEEVVATVLREGSCAEEVAVRHFKSGEIIPVQQTSIAIRGEGGALRAIATVARDLREQKRLEAERNRLLVREQQARAAAEEANELKDQFLATVSHELRTPLNAILGWTRMLRTGHLPPERRDRALETVERNARAQTQLIEDLLDISRIMSGKLRIEAHPLDLVTVIEAALETLRPAADAKEIHLDAALGEGPTIILGDAVRLQQVVWNLLSNAIKFTPQGGRVAVQLQRLGDAVDVLVQDSGRGIAQDFLPHVFERFRQAEGSTTRAHGGLGLGLAIVKSLVEQHGGTIRASSEGEGAGATFTVRLPFVPARQRRQGGPGSLDPEVLHPDDDHPRALHGIRVLVVDDEPDARDLLVELLERGGARVISAGSAAEAFELLERVRPDLLVADIAMPGEDGYSLIRKVRALGPAEGGLTRAVALTAYTRSEDEHRALRAGFDRHISKPVDPPRLLTVLADLQETSRSALPS; translated from the coding sequence GTGCTCGACGATCCCTCGCTCCCCGAGGCCAGCCGTCTGGGCGAGCCGGCGTTGCACGGTCGCGTGTCCAGGTTCCTCGACCAGCTCGCCGACGCATTGGACGTGTGCCCCCTGGAACTCGAGGGCAGCGAACGCCTGGGCAGACGGGTCGCGCATGACCTCCCTGTCCACGAGCGCGCCTCCCCGGGCTTTCGCTCGGGCGACGGCATCGTCGCCGCGCTCCGCGAGCTGTCCCACCTGCGCACGGTCCTCGTCACCCTCTGCGCGAGCGAAGGGCTGAACGCGGCCGACGCGGCATCCGCGCTGATGCACTCGGCCTTCGACGAGACCGGAGCCGTCCTCGCAAGCCAGGTGGATCACCTCGCCATCGCCGCCGAGGCCGAGCGCGTCAGGCTCGTCGAGCAAGCCCAGGCTGCGCGCGCAGAGGCCGAGATCCAGCAGCACCGGCTGCGTGCGCTCATCCTGCAAGCGCCGGTCGCCATCGCCGTCTGGCGCGGCCCCGAGCACGTCTTCGAACTCGCCAACCCGCACTACGCTCGCTTCTTTCCGGGGAAGGAACTCATCGGCAGGACGCTCCGCGCGGTCTTTCCGGAGCTCGCCACCCAGGGGGTCTTCTCTCTCTTCGATCACGCCTACGAGACGGGAGAGTCCGCCGTGATCAAGGACTTCCAGGCCTTCATCTACCGACGGGACGAGACGCTCCTGGAAGAGGGCTACTACACCTTCAACCTCGAACCCCTGCGCGAGCCCAGCGGTGCCGTCTCCGGCCTGATGGCCGTCATCGTGGAGGTCTCCGATCAGGTACGCGCGCGCAAGGCCGCCGAAGCTGCCAGGGAGCGGTTCGCGCTGCTCGCCCAGGTGGCCGCCGTCATGGGCAGCTCCCTCGACTACGAGAGCCGCTTGCAGGACCTCGCGCGCCTCCTGGTACCGGCCGTGGCCGATGCCAGCGCCGTCAGCATCGTCGACGCGCACGGAGAGATTCACAGGCTCACGGACGCAGCCGCCACCGACGCGCTCGGCGTGCCGGTGCGCAAGGCGCGCACCATGCCGGTCCCTGCAGGCCTCCTGCCCCTCCTCCGCGAGGTGCTCGCGTCCAACCGCGCCCGCCACTTCGCCGACTACACGAAGGAGGTGCTCGCCGCGCTCCCTTCCGACGACCCCTACGTCGCAGCGGCCCGCGAGGTCGGTGTCCATGCCACGATCATGGCGCCGCTCCGCGTGATGAACCGCCCACTCGGCTACCTCACCGCGGCGATGAGCACCTCGGGCCGTGGCTACACGGCGGAGGACGTCGTCCTCGTCGAGGCCATCGCCGAGCGCGCCGCCCTGGCGATCGAGAACGCCCGCCTCTTCCGGGAAATGGAGACGCAGCGCAGCCGCCTGGAGCAGGTCTTCACGCAAGCGCCCGTCGCGATCACCATCCTGCGCGGCCCGGATCACGTCTACGAACTGGCCAACCCGATGGTCACGAGCGCGTTCCCCTTTCCCGCGCTGATCGGCAAGCCCCTCCGTGACGTCATCCGCGCGCCTGGAGGCCAGGAGCTGATCACCGGCCTGGACCACGTCTACGCCACAGGCGAGCCACTCCGCCGCGTGGAGGTGCCTCTACCGATCGGGTGTCAGGAGGGGCAGGGGATTGCTCACTACGACCTCGTCTGTCACCCCCTCCGTGACGCCGAGGGGAACATCGAAGGCATCATCGCCGTCGCGCTCGACGTCACCGAGCGGGTCGCCGCGCGCAGACAAGCCGAGGCCCTCGCGGAGGACACCCGACGCCTGCAGGAGCGCTTCCGCGCCACCTTCGAGCAGGCGGCCGTCGGGGTGTCCCTCGTGGAGCCTGGAGGGCGCTGGCTGCACGTCAACCAGAAGCTCGTCGACATCCTCGGGTACACGCCCGAGGAGCTGCGCGGGCTGACCTACCAGGACCTCACGCACCCCGACGACATGGAGGCCAGCCTCGCCAACGTGGCGCGCCTGTTGTCGGGCGAGGTCCGCTCCTTCTCCATGGAGAAGCGCTATGTCCGCAAAGACGGCAGGACGATCTGGACCAACATCGCCAGCTCGCTCGTCCGTGGCATCTCTGGCGAGCCCGACCACTTCATCAAGATCGTGGAGGACATCAGCGCGCGCAAGGAGGCCGAAGCAGAGCGAGCGCTCTTCCAGGCGCTGGTCGAGACGAGCGACGACCTGATCGGGTTCGCCACCCCCGAAGGACAGACGCTCTACCTCAACTCCGCGGGGCGTCGGCTGATGGGGCTGGACAGCCAGGAAGAGGCGAGGACCAAGCGGTTCTCCGAGTACCTGGCGCCGAGCCGCGACGGGTCCTCACCGGAGGAGGTCGTGGCGACCGTCCTCCGTGAGGGCTCCTGCGCCGAGGAGGTGGCCGTGCGCCACTTCAAATCGGGCGAGATCATCCCCGTGCAGCAGACCAGCATCGCCATCCGCGGGGAGGGAGGCGCGCTCCGCGCCATCGCCACGGTCGCCCGTGATCTGCGCGAGCAGAAGCGCCTCGAAGCCGAGCGCAACCGGCTCCTCGTGCGCGAGCAGCAGGCCCGGGCCGCGGCCGAAGAGGCCAACGAGCTGAAGGATCAGTTCCTCGCCACCGTGAGCCACGAGCTCCGCACCCCGCTGAACGCCATCCTCGGCTGGACCCGCATGCTCCGCACCGGGCACCTCCCGCCGGAGCGACGCGATCGGGCCCTGGAGACCGTCGAACGCAACGCACGCGCGCAGACCCAGCTCATCGAAGACCTCCTCGACATCTCGCGCATCATGAGCGGCAAGCTCCGCATCGAGGCGCACCCCCTCGACCTCGTGACCGTCATCGAGGCCGCCCTGGAGACCTTGCGCCCTGCCGCAGACGCGAAGGAGATCCACCTCGACGCCGCGCTCGGCGAGGGCCCGACCATCATCCTCGGCGACGCCGTGCGCCTCCAGCAGGTGGTCTGGAACCTGCTCAGCAACGCCATCAAGTTCACCCCGCAAGGCGGCCGGGTCGCCGTCCAGCTCCAGCGCCTGGGCGACGCGGTCGACGTCCTCGTTCAGGACAGCGGCCGAGGGATCGCGCAAGACTTCCTGCCCCACGTCTTCGAACGGTTCCGTCAAGCCGAGGGCAGCACCACACGGGCACACGGCGGGCTCGGCCTGGGCCTGGCCATCGTCAAGAGCCTCGTCGAGCAGCACGGCGGTACCATCCGCGCGTCGAGCGAAGGGGAAGGGGCGGGGGCGACCTTCACCGTTCGCCTGCCCTTCGTCCCCGCGAGACAGCGCAGGCAGGGAGGACCTGGGAGCCTCGACCCCGAGGTCCTTCACCCGGACGACGACCACCCGCGCGCCCTGCACGGCATCCGCGTCCTGGTCGTGGACGACGAACCCGACGCGCGCGACCTGCTCGTCGAGCTCCTGGAGCGCGGCGGCGCGCGGGTCATCTCGGCCGGCTCCGCCGCCGAGGCGTTCGAGCTGCTCGAGCGCGTCCGTCCCGACCTGCTCGTCGCCGACATCGCCATGCCAGGAGAGGACGGCTACTCCCTGATCCGGAAGGTGCGCGCCCTCGGCCCCGCCGAAGGTGGCCTCACCCGCGCCGTCGCCTTGACCGCCTACACCCGCAGCGAGGACGAGCACCGCGCCCTCCGCGCGGGCTTCGACCGCCACATCTCCAAGCCCGTCGACCCCCCCCGCCTGCTCACCGTGCTCGCCGACCTTCAAGAGACGAGCCGATCCGCGCTCCCCTCGTGA
- a CDS encoding YkgJ family cysteine cluster protein yields the protein MRALKVIQQRRDATRDQVRSELVRLFLADPSEQGTTHAVGRAYALLDTEARRVLAAIPGSGPACAPGCSFCCHVHADATMPELLTVATALRRTLSPEALDTLRQRLASHVARVEQLDDQARWDARIPCAFLGDGGRCSIYEVRPLRCRAFHSWSATACRAGYEGDLEAEPVVNPRLDQALAAIEEGFDQALGEAGLSAGAHRLESGVLRLLSREAPTPPAR from the coding sequence ATGCGCGCGCTCAAGGTGATCCAGCAACGACGTGACGCCACACGCGACCAGGTCCGGTCGGAGCTCGTCCGCCTGTTCCTCGCGGATCCATCCGAGCAAGGGACGACCCACGCCGTGGGGAGAGCGTATGCGCTGCTCGACACGGAGGCCCGCCGTGTGCTGGCGGCGATCCCTGGGTCCGGTCCAGCTTGCGCACCGGGTTGCTCGTTCTGCTGCCACGTTCATGCGGACGCCACGATGCCGGAGCTCCTCACGGTTGCGACGGCTCTTCGTCGCACGCTCTCGCCCGAGGCGCTCGACACGTTGAGGCAACGCCTCGCGTCCCATGTCGCTCGCGTGGAGCAGCTCGACGACCAGGCGCGCTGGGACGCGCGGATTCCATGCGCTTTCCTCGGTGATGGCGGCCGCTGCTCGATCTATGAAGTGCGGCCGCTTCGCTGCAGAGCATTCCACTCGTGGTCGGCCACGGCGTGTCGCGCGGGGTATGAAGGCGACCTGGAGGCGGAGCCCGTGGTGAATCCTCGCCTCGATCAGGCGCTCGCTGCGATCGAAGAGGGGTTCGACCAGGCACTGGGAGAGGCGGGGCTGTCTGCCGGTGCACACCGGCTGGAGAGCGGGGTCCTGAGGTTGCTGAGCCGAGAAGCGCCAACCCCCCCTGCACGCTGA